The segment GTTACGGTTGGTTTCTCTGCCGGCATTGCCATGCTTGAAGGCAATGAAAAGGCTGATGTGAACACGCTGGTCAACCGCCTTCTGCATGTTGCCGATGGGCGCATGTACAGGGCTAAAGATCAGGGCCGCAACAGAGTTATGATTGAAGGTGATATCCCCGATGCCGTTCACAGTGAGGGCTCCTGAGGCCTCGAGTAAGGACTCTTTTCCAGCGTTGCTCCAATAGGGCGTTTGGATAGAGTGGAGCTGTGCAGACGGATGATTTAAACCCGCAGAAAACTTATCGAATCAGAGCTGAGTCCCTCATGGATGCAGTCAAAACCTATGTGCCACGTATTCCGATTCGCTGGCGATGGACGATGCTCGTTGGTTTTACCGTAGCGCTGGTCGTTGTTTTTCTTTTCTTTGTTATTCTGGATATTGAGCGCGATGCATGGCTTGAGAGTCAGGCAGCGCAGGCTGAACTGCAGGTGGATCGACTGACTGATGAGTTGAAGCTGCCTATGCTCTCGGGCAGTAGTGCCGAGACCGATCTTGTTGTGCAGGGGTTTCTGGAAAAGGTTCCGACAGTGCTCGGTATCTTGCTCAGGAAGTCCGATGGTAAAATTCATTCTTATGGCGATGTTGGCAGCAGTGGTGGTCCGATTGCGGCGATATCGGTGGCTAACAGTGTGAGCCGTCTGCCGGTGGAGGCGCTCTGGTATAGCAAAGGCGTGTTGTATGCAGATACGTCGCTGGGTGCAGTGGGCGTGCGTTTTTCCGAGCAGGCGTGGCAGGATATTGCCGGTAAGCTGGGGCAGAAGATATCGATTGCTGCGGTCATTGTTGTTCTCTTTTCAGCCCTGTGGGTCTACTGGCTTGCCGGACGCATGAGTAAACCTCTTGAGATGCTGGCTGATGCCGCCCGACAGGTGGCATCGGGTGATTACCATGTGGATATGCAGGTCTCCGGTAATGATGAGATTTCTGATGCGGTATCTCAGTTTAATGTGATGGCACGGGAGCTTGCCCATAAAGAGAAGCTGCGGGAAGAGTTTGGCCGTTATCTCAATCCAAAACTTGTAACCGATATGTTTGATGGCGGCTCGACCCGATTGGAGAATCATCGGCAGGAGGTCACGGTTCTGTTCGCTGATATGGTTCACTTCACCTCCTTCTCTGAATCCACCGATACCAGCGAAGTGGTCAATGTCCTTAATACCCATTTTGAGGTGTTTAACAGGATTATCGCTTACTATGGTGGCCATGTGGATAAATATATTGGTGATGCAGTGATGGCGGTATTTAATCACCCTTTTGCGGATAAGGATCATGCCCGGCATGCTGCCAAGGCGGGGCTGGCTATTGCCATTGCCTGCCAGGAGCTGGCTATAAAACGTTCAGATGGTGATCCGATCAGTTTCCGCATAGGCATGAACTGTGGTCAGGCGATTGCCGGTAATATCGGCGCTGCCAAACGGCTGGAGTATACTGTTATTGGTGATGCGGTGAATGTGGCATCACGCATGTCCGGCATCGGGCAGGGTGGTACGTTGGTGATGCCTCGGGCCACCTTTGAATCTCTGGGTCAGGGTTTTGTCTTTGAGAGTATCGGAGAGCGGGATATTAAGGGTGTGACTGTAGAGCTTGAACTGGGTGTGGTAAGTATAAAGAGCAAGCAGGTGGCACGAAATATCGAACATGTCGTTGGTCTGGCATTTGATCTTGATCTTCCCGAGGATGTGCGTCAGATGGCAGGGGAGATATAAGCCGATGAAACGTCTTCTGCTATTTGCCCTGCTGGCTCTGCTTCTCTCTGCCTGTGCTGCCACCAAAAGCAGTATGTTTGAAAAAGGTATGCGCTTCCAGGTGATGAATCCTTATGTGGAGATCAAGTATGATTTCGAGCGGGGCCGAATCATGCAGGCCCGGCTGCGGGTGCTGGCTCTGGATAAGAAGCATCAGGATTATGCTGTAGCACACAGGTATTTGAAAAAGACCATCGAACCGGCCCGCAGACGACTTTTTGTTCACTATCTGCGCACTGCCAAGCGGTTGGAGAGGGCGAAGCGCTGGGCTGATGCGATGGAGGCTTATGCTCAGGCCAAGTCGGTGACCATCAAACCTGAGGTGATGGAGAAAAAACGCTCTGAGATGGAGTTCAGGATGCGCCAGCTGCGTCTGGATCGGCTGCTGAAATTGCGCCGCAACGAGGATTCAGTATGGCTGGGTAACCTGCCGGCATATGAACCACCACATGGCTTGAGTGGCAAAGATGATGTCTATCAGCACCAGCGGGAGGTCTACCTTGAGGGGTTGGATGAACGTGCTGATGCCGCATATCAGGGCGCTAAATTCTATCTGCGCAGAGATCAGCCTGAAATTGCCTATGTCGAGGTCGAATCCCATCTGAGATTGCAGCCCGACTCAGGGCGAGGCAAAAGGATGTTGGCTGAGATCAGCAAAGAGATGCCGAAACAGATAACCATCCATGGTAATATCTATAAAAAGAGAACGAATAACAGCAGTAAGCGTGCTTCAACAGCCACAGCCGCTACAGCCGAGCAGATTCAAACAGCCATGAAGCGCGGTGATCTGCTGGAGGCGAGACGGCTGGCGCATAGCTATCGCCGTGGTGATGGCAAGGATGCAGAGAAGCTGTTGAGTCAGGTGCAGAAGAAGATCGAGGCGAAAGCGGCCGAAAAATTCACCGCAGGTAGCCAGGCCTTCCGCAAAGAGAAGCTGGATGAGGCGATCAGTTACTGGAGTGATAGTGTTGCCCTGATGCCGGAGCAGGCGGAATATGTCGAAGCGCTGCACCGCGTTCGGCAGTTGAAAGAGCGCTTGAACCTGCTTCGTGAGCAGAAAGATTCCGACCCGGTTCCAGAAGAGGAGTAAGATGCGCGATCAGATCGTAGCGAGCAGAAGAAAAACCAGAGAAATTGATGTTGGCGGTGTAAAGGTTGGTGGTGATGCACCGATCGCTGTGCAGTCGATGACCAATACACTGACCACTGATATTGATGCCACCGTGGCGCAGGTGCAGCGGCTGGAGAGTGCAGGTGCGGACATTGTGCGCATCTCTGTGCCCGATCCTGAGTCGGCCGCAGCGATGCCGGAGATTCTGTCCCAGACGAGTGTGCCGATCATCGCCGATATCCACTTCAGTTATAAGATGGCACTGGCCTCTCTGGAAGCTGGCGTGCATGGCCTGCGTCTGAATCCGGGCAATATCGGTTCACGTGATCGCGTGGAGCGGGTGGTGAAAGCTGCTGCTGAACGTAATATCTCGATTCGTATCGGAGTGAATGCCGGTTCGCTTGAGAAAGAGTTGAATGAGAAATATGGCGAGCCGTGTGCTGATGCCATGGTCGAATCTGCTCTGCGCCATATTCATATTCTTGAGGAGATGAACTTCTCCGATATCAAGGTCTCTCTGAAAGCGAGTAACATCCCGATGACCGTTGCGGCGTATCGTAAACTGGCAGCGCAGGTGGATTATCCACTGCATCTGGGCATCACTGAATCTGGCAGCCTGTTTGGCGGCACAGTGAAATCTTCAGTGGGTCTTGGCCTGCTACTGGCTGATGGTATCGGTGATACCATTCGTGTCTCACTGGCGGCGGAACCTGAAGAGGAGGTGAAGGTCGGTTTTGAGATCCTTAAATCACTCGGTCTTCGTCATCGTGGCGTGAATCTGATCGCCTGTCCAAGTTGCGCCCGTCAGAAGTTCAATGTGATTGAGACCGTGGCTGAGCTGGAGAAGCGCGTGGCGCATATCCATGAGAATATTGATGTCGCTGTGATTGGCTGTGTGGTCAATGGGCCGGGTGAGGCCAAAGAGGCTGAGGTGGGTATCACCGGTGGTTATCCGGTGCATATGCTCTACCGTGATGGTGAAAAGGCTGAAAAGATTAAGCAGGACAAGATCCTCGATATGCTGGTTGAGGATATTGAGAAGCGTGCTGCGGCCAAACGGGCTGAAATGGACGCAGATCAGGAGAAGAGTTAACCATGGCTGGAAAAAGTTTACAGAGTATTCGCGGCATCCATGATGGTCTGCCTGATGAGGTGAGGCGTTTTCAACGTGTAGAGCAGGCGGCACGTAAAACCTTCGCTACCTATGCCTGTTCAGAAGTGCGGCTGCCGATATTGGAACCGACTGAGCTGTTTGTACGTTCGATCGGTGAAGAGACCGATATCGTATCCAAAGAGATGTACAGTTTTATCGATCAGGGCAATGATAATATCTGTCTGCGTCCTGAGGGTACGGCCGGAGCGGTACGTGCCTATCTGCAGGGTGGATTGACCCGTGCCGGTGCCCAGCGCTGGTATTATGCCGGCCCGATGTTTCGCCGTGAGCGGCCACAGAAAGGACGCTTAAGGCAGTTCCAACAGATTGGTGTGGAGTGGTTTGGTGTTTCCGGCCCTGTTGAAGATGCTGAAGTGCTGGCTATGGCGCATGCCTTTCTTACTGAACTGGAAATTTCAGATCTCAGGCTTGAGGTGAACTCATTGGGTTGCAAGGAGTGCAGACCCGGTTATCGCGACAGACTGGTTACCTACCTGGATGCAAAAAAAGAGCAACTGTGTGAAACCTGTAACGCTCGTATCGCCAAAAATCCGATGCGTGTGCTCGATTGTAAGGTGGCTTCGTGCCAGGTCGCACTGAGAGATGCGCCGGAGATGGTGGATCATCTTTGCGAGGCGTGTGAATTCCATTTCGATGGTCTGAAACAGGGTTTAGCTGCTTTGGCTGTGCCGTACGTGATCAATGCCCGCATTGTGCGCGGTCTGGACTATTATAACCGCACGGCCTTCGAGTTTGTCACTGATAAACTCGGTGCACAGGGCACGGTTCTGGCCGGTGGTCGCTACGATGGTCTGGTTGAGAGCCTTGGTGGCCCGGCTACCCCTGCTATCGGTTTTGCTGCAGGTGTTGAGCGACTCTCCATGCTGCTGGATGACAAGGAAGAGAGAGGCATTGATGTTGCCGTAGTTGCGCTTGGTGCCGATGTATTGAGTTACTCGCTTACTCAGGCAGCAGGCCTGCGAGCAGCAGGGCTCTCCGTTGTGCATTGCGGTGGCGGGGCAGCCAAACGCCAGTTCAAGATGGCAGATCGTGAGTCGGCCCGTTTTGTTGCAGTGATTGGCGGTGATGAGATGGAATCCGGCAAGATCGCTTTGAAAAACATGGCCAATGGTGAGCAGCAGTTGCTTACACTTGATGAGGTTGTGCTGCTCATCTCAATCTAAGTTTCCCGGGAAGGGGAAAGAAAAAAGGAGCTGCAAATGCAGCTCCTTTTTTTTATGCGGTTAGACTTTCTCTGTTCTTAATACTTCTTGGGAACGAAGTGCTGATCATTGATGTCCGGGCGTTTGTAGTCCGGCTGCTCTTTTCTCGGGCGCAGCGGTTTCGGTGCAGGCATCACGTCCTTATATGGAACCGATGAGAGGATATGGCTCAGGCAGTTGAGTCGAGCCCGTTTTTTGTCATCTGAATTGACCACATTCCATGGCGCTTCATCGATGTCGGTATAGAAGAACATCTCATCCTTGGCTTTGGAGTACTCCATCCAGCGATCACGCGACTCCAGATCCATCGGGCTGAGTTTCCAGTGTTTGGTTTTGTCGGTGGCACGTTTCTGGAAGCGGCGTTCCTGCTCTTCATCACTGACTGAGAACCAGTACTTGATTAGGATAATGCCGGAGCGAACCAGCATACGTTCAAACTCAGGGCAGGAGCGCATAAACTCGCGGTACTCTTTGTCGGTACAGAAGCCCATCACATGCTCAACACCAGCGCGGTTGTACCAGCTGCGGTCAAAGACAGCGATCTCGCCTGCTGCCGGAAGATGTTCAACATAACGCTGGAAATACCACTGGGTTTTCTGGCGGTCGGAAGGGGCTGGAAGTGCAACCACATTACAGCCACGAGGATTCAAAGGTTCCATCAGGCGTTTGATGGTGCCGCCTTTGCCTGCGGCATCGCGGCCCTCAAATATCAGAACAACCTGTAGTCCCTGATCCTTGACCCAGTGCTGCCATTTCACCAGCTCCACATGGATATCTGCAAGGGCAGCATCATAATCTTTTGTAGCCAGTTTCTTAGGCTTGGCAGGCTTTTGTGCCTGCATGACTGGCTGTTTTACCTGTTCTGTCATAAACGTCTCCCTAAATAAGGGGGGCACTATAACACACGATCATGGGATTAAAAATAATAGAAACAGAACCGGGATAACTCAGCGTTCCGAGCTTGTTGTGAGCGATCCGGCTTGCGTAAGTCGGTTGCTCTTGTTGCTATCAGGAGCTTACCCAGAGGGTGACCAGGGCAGTGACGGCCAGGAGTGCAATAAGCACACCCAATGTGATGTTCTGGTATTTTACTTTTTTGATTTCGTCCTGCTCGTTCATGATCTCTCCTCTCTGATGCTGTTCGTGTTACGGAAGCAGAAACAGGATTATATAGTGTTAATAGCCTAAATGCCTTCAGCGTAAGTGACGCGATCACTGCCTGCAAATACAGGTGTGGAGAGGTACTTTTCTCCACCATCCGGGAAGATGGCCACTATTTCACCCGGCAGACTCTGCTCCGCCAGATTTTCTGCAACCTTCAGTGCAGCAGCCAGTGCACAACCGCATGACTGACCACAGAGAATGCCCTCTTCAGAGGCCAGTCGCTGGGTAAAGGTGTAGGCGACATCGGTGTCGATGCCGATCTTCTGATCGTAAACGCTGGCGTCATAAACCCCAGGTACAATACTTGATTCGATATGTTTCAGCCCCTCAATGCCATGGAACGGTGAGTCAGGCTCGGCAGCAATAATCTGAACACTACTGCTCATGCGTTTGAGGTAACGGCCGGTACCAACCAGCGTGCCGGAGGTGCCCATCGAAGCGATGAAGTGGGTCACCTTACCACCCGTATCGCGCCATATTTCAGGGCCGGTCGACTCTTCATGGGCACGAGGATTGGCCGGGTTGTTGTACTGATCCGGTTTGAAATAGTGATCAGGGTCGGCTTCATAGATGTTGCGCGCATCGATGATGGCACCGTCGGAGCCCTCCAGCGGATCGGAGAAGATCAATTCTGCACCAAAAGCGCGGCAGATGCGTTTGCGCTCATCGGAGACATTACCCGGCATCACCAGACGAACACGAAAGCCCATGCTTGCACCGATCATTGCCAGCGCGATGCCGGTATTGCCTGATGTGGAGTCGAGGATGACTTTGCTCTTGTCCAGCTTGCCGTTTTTCAACCCTTCACGGATCATCCACAAGGCAGGACGATCTTTGACCGAACCACCGGGGTTGAAGCGTTCAAGCTTGGCGTGAATACGGATATTAGCGGGAAGATGGCTGGTGATATGCTGTATCGTTGCCATGGGCGTATTGCCAATCAAATCTAATATTGAGTTCAAAATATCACCTTAGAAATCTGTTTCCATCTACAGTGAAGAGGCAAAGCCTCGTGCTGTGATGGCGGCCAATGATGGCATGGAATCAGCGCTTGCCAAGCAGGCGCAGGATTTCGCTGCTCTGGGTGCTGCTTTCCTGCTGCACAAACGGCCAGATCAGTTGCGGCAGAGCAAGCAGACAGCCCCTCAGTTTTTCCGGGTCAACACCCATGCCACGCAGACTTGCCAGCGTGGTTGCGCCATTGCGTTTAGCAAGCCGTTCACCACTGGTAGTATGAATCAGTGGATGGTGGATGTAGATCGGTTCGGGTAGTCCGAGCAGTTGCTGCAGCAGGCGGTGGATGCCGGTACTCGACTCAAGATCCTTGCCGCGAATGATATGAGTGATGCCTTGAATGGCATCATCAACCACGACCGAGAGGTGATAGCTGAAGGAGATGTCCTTTCGACCGATCACCTCATCATGATCAATGTCAGCCATGTGGGAGATTCCCTGATCATCGTGCCAGCAGAGTGGGGCATCTATCAATGCCATGGCCTTGATCGCATTCAGCCGCCAGGCAAATGGGGAGGTCTGCATGCGCCGCTCCTGTTCTTGATGGCAGAGGCCACGGCAGATGCCGGGATAGATATTGGCTGCATCCTCTGCGTGCGGCGCGATAGCCATGCGTTCGATCTCCTGCTGTATGCTTCTGCGGGTACAGAAACAGGGGTAGATCACCTCCAGTCTGCGCAGTTGATCGATGGCAGCGCGGTAATCCTGCAGATGAGAGCTCTGCAGGCGTACCGGTTCTGGCCAGCTTAGTCCAAGCCACTGCAGGTCTTCATAGATGCTATCAATAAAGTGAGGGCGGCAGCGGGTGTGATCAATGTCCTCAATTCTGAGCAGCAGTTCTGCGCAGTTGGCTTTGGCCCACTGGGCGCATAACAGTGCTGAATATGCGTTGCCGACATGCAGAAGCCCGGTCGGGCTGGGGGCAAATCTGCTGCGCAGTTGCATTGTATCTGTCAGGCGTCTGTTTTTACTTTCTTTGAGGGTGGAAGGATGAGGGCCTGTCCCTCTTCTGTACGTTCAGGGCGCATCAGCAGCTTGATCTCATCACCGGCTTCAAATATCAGGTTGTCATGAGGAATCAGGGTTTTGCCTTCACGCACGATAGCAATGGGCTGCACGCCATGCGGGATGCGTGCATCAACCATTTTTTCACCAATAAGTAGTGACTCCTGCTCGACAGTGCGAGCCTCATACAGCAGTCGTTTGCGGTAGGCCTGATCGTTCCAGTAGGTGAAGTTGTAGGGTTTGGCAAACAGTCTGCGCGCCTGCAGCTGGTGGATCAGGCTGGCATGTTTCTCAGCAGCATCCTCCTGCAGAGCAATGTAGATCTCAGGGGTATGATAGTTCTCATTGGCAAGGCTGGCGATCAGCAGGTTATGATCGGATGAGCCGGTCATCACAATCACCACACCGATCTCCTCGGCATGAATAATCTCCCAGTAGAGCGGATCCAGTGCATTGCCGCAGATGGCGGTATAATTTGATCGTTTCAAGCTGTTGATCACCTCTGCATTGAGATCAAGGAAGCGTACCTCGCGATCTTCGCCCAATGCGCGACCAAGCTCAGCGCCAATCTGACCGCCACCGATGATCAGTACAGAGCGTTCGTCACCACCATCAATGGAGAGCATGGTTTTCAAAGGGCGAGCAACAAGACTGTAGATCAGAATGGATGAGATAATAACGATATACACCAGTGCCATAAGCAGCTCGCTCTGAGGGTTGCCACTCTCCTGCAGAATAAGAACGAACAGTGAGGTGATGGCGGCTGCGACCACACCTCGCGGTGCCATGCCGGCCAGATAGAGACTTTCACTGGTATTCAGATGGCTACCCATGGTTGAAAAGAGTACGGCAAGCGGGCGCGCATAACAGGCGAGAATGACAAAGATTATCAGGCCCGGATAGAGATATTCGCGCATCACAGCCAGATTCATATTGGCAGCCAGCAGCACAAACAGTACCGAGATCAGCAGCATGGAGAGACTGCCTTTAAAGTGTTTCAGGCGTTGAATGTCGTGCACTTCCATACGCTGCAGTACCGCGCCCATCATCAGTACGGCCAGCAGTCCTGCCTGCTCACTGATGGAGTCGGAGAGCAGGAATACCCCCCATGCAGAGGAGAGGGTGAGGATGGTTCTGATCTCAACATCCTTGGCCCAGCTGCTTGAAAGCAGCATGGCAAGCAGGCGGCCACCTGCCAGTCCGATGAAAAAGCCGACAACAATTTTTAACAGGATATCCTCGGCAATGAGCATGCCGGACATCTCAGGTGTGAGCGCGACCTGCAGGAATACAATGGCAAGAATCGCACCAACCACATCAATCAACATCGCTTCAGCCGTTAAAATATGGCTGATATTGCGCCCCAACCGCATCTGACGGATGATAGGAAGAATCACAGTAGGGCCACCAACAGATACCAGTGCGCCAAACAGCAGGGCCAACGGCCAGTCGATACCGGTCATCATGTGCGCAGTTGTAGCTCCGATAGCGATGGTTAGTAGCGGCCCGAAAATGACCATGCGTCCGACCACCCAGCCATTGGCGCGCAGTTCTTTCAGATTCATGCTTAAGCCACCCTCAAAGAGGATAATGGCAAGGCCAAGTTCGATCAGGGTGTGCAGAGCGCCTTCCATCGACTCGACATGCATCACATGCAGGCCGAACGGGCCGAGTGCCATGCCGGCCAGCAGCCAGAGCAGGATCGGTGGAAAGCGAAAGCGATTGGCCAGCATCTGGGCTGCCGTCGCAATGAGAACGGCAACAACAAAGGTGGTGGTAGGTGTGGCAGTTTCAGGAAACATTGCGAAAAAGGCTGCCGTCGAGGGCGCGCACGGGCAAGTTAAGTTTTTACCCTTACGATAGTTAGGGTAATGGCGCGCTTATCCTGCATGCGTCCAGCCCGCTCTGGTGCTATCATGCCGCGCTGCTGTTTTGCAGCGGAAATAGTTGAGGTGTCGTCTTAAATGAATTCAGCCGAAAGAAGTAGTGTTTTTTCCATCGCGGGTATCTATGGCCTGCGTATGCTGGGACTATTCCTTATTCTTCCCGTTTTTGCGCTCTATGCCGAAGGGCTGGAGGGGGTAACACCTACCACAATCGGTTTGGCGTTGGGTATCTACGGCTTTACCATGGCGATGCTGCAGATTCCCTTTGGCTGGCTCTCTGATCGTATCGGCAGGAAACCGGTGATAGCCGGTGGGCTGCTTATTTTTGCCGTCGGTAGTGTGGTCGCGGCGATGGCTGACTCGATCTGGATGGTGATTCTCGGACGTGCCCTGCAGGGCTCAGGTGCGATTGCTGCTGCGATGATGGCGCTACTGGCTGATCTTACCCGTGAAGAGGTGCGCACCAAGGCGATGGCTGTGGTCGGCATGACCATCGGCATGTCCTTTACGGTGGCACTGATTGCCGGGCCTCTGCTCAGTGTATGGGTCGGTGTGGATGGCATTTTCTGGTTTACCGCTCTTTTTGCACTGCTCAGTATCGCCGTGCTCTATCTACTGGTTCCCGATCCTGATCATCTGAGTATGCACAGGGATGTTGAAGCAGTACCCGGTGAGTTCGGACGCATTCTCAAGGATGGCCAGCTGCTGCGCCTTGATTTCGGCATTATGATTCTGCACGGCATTATCATGTCACTGTTTATCGGCTTACCGTTTGTATTGCGCGATCATCTCGATATTGCAGCTGTTGATCACCCGTGGGTCTACCTGCCGGTGCTGCTGGTAGCTATTGTGTTTATGGTGCCACTGATCATCGTGGCCGAGAAGAAGGAGAAGATGAAACAGGTGTTTCTCTTCTCCATTAGCCTGATCGCGCTCTCCTGTATACTGCTCGGTCTCTGGCATGACTCGATGTTTTCCGTGATGGCAGCCCTGCTACTCTTCTTTATCGCCTACAATGTGCTGGAGGCGACACTGCCGTCGCTGATCTCGCGGATGGCTCCGATTGACGCCAAAGGGACCGCCATGGGCGTCTACTCCACATCGCAGTTTTTCGGTGCTTTTCTGGGTGGTGCTGTGGGTGGCTGGTGTTACGGCCAGTATGATGTGCAGGGGATCTTCTTTGGCGCCGGTTCACTGGCGCTGCTCTGGCTGCTGGTTGCATCGGGCATGACGATGCCTGTGATGCGCTCAAGTGTGATGGCGCACGTTGAGTCTGATGTGGATGCACTGGCGCTGGAGGTTTCGATTCTTAAGCTGGCGGGTGTCTTTGAGGCTAAAGTGGTGCCGGAAGAGAATGCGGCCTTTTTGAGGGTGGATAAAAAACTGTTTGATGCCAAAGCGCTGGATGCGTTGCTGAAGCCGGAGTCGGTCGGGCAGCCATCAGAGATAGAGGTCGGATAAGCCATGAGTAAGGAAACAGTAAAACCTGTATTGCTGATTGTGATGGATGGTTGGGGTATCGGCACTGGCGGTCCCGAGGATGCCATTGCGCAAGCCAACACGCCGGTGTTTGATCGTCTCTGGTCAGATTATGCACATACCACGCTAATGACCCACGGCCCCTATGTCGGTCTGCCTGCCAAAAATGATATGGGCGGCTCTGAAGTGGGGCACCTGACCATGGGGGCGGGAGAGATTCTCGATCAGGGGCCGACACGTATTAATAAGGCTGTTGCCGATGGCTCATTCCTTAAATCTGATGCGCTGCAGCAGGTGATGGCAGCTGGTGAAACCGGCGGAACGATTCATC is part of the Mariprofundus sp. NF genome and harbors:
- a CDS encoding adenylate/guanylate cyclase domain-containing protein, which produces MDAVKTYVPRIPIRWRWTMLVGFTVALVVVFLFFVILDIERDAWLESQAAQAELQVDRLTDELKLPMLSGSSAETDLVVQGFLEKVPTVLGILLRKSDGKIHSYGDVGSSGGPIAAISVANSVSRLPVEALWYSKGVLYADTSLGAVGVRFSEQAWQDIAGKLGQKISIAAVIVVLFSALWVYWLAGRMSKPLEMLADAARQVASGDYHVDMQVSGNDEISDAVSQFNVMARELAHKEKLREEFGRYLNPKLVTDMFDGGSTRLENHRQEVTVLFADMVHFTSFSESTDTSEVVNVLNTHFEVFNRIIAYYGGHVDKYIGDAVMAVFNHPFADKDHARHAAKAGLAIAIACQELAIKRSDGDPISFRIGMNCGQAIAGNIGAAKRLEYTVIGDAVNVASRMSGIGQGGTLVMPRATFESLGQGFVFESIGERDIKGVTVELELGVVSIKSKQVARNIEHVVGLAFDLDLPEDVRQMAGEI
- the ispG gene encoding flavodoxin-dependent (E)-4-hydroxy-3-methylbut-2-enyl-diphosphate synthase; translated protein: MRDQIVASRRKTREIDVGGVKVGGDAPIAVQSMTNTLTTDIDATVAQVQRLESAGADIVRISVPDPESAAAMPEILSQTSVPIIADIHFSYKMALASLEAGVHGLRLNPGNIGSRDRVERVVKAAAERNISIRIGVNAGSLEKELNEKYGEPCADAMVESALRHIHILEEMNFSDIKVSLKASNIPMTVAAYRKLAAQVDYPLHLGITESGSLFGGTVKSSVGLGLLLADGIGDTIRVSLAAEPEEEVKVGFEILKSLGLRHRGVNLIACPSCARQKFNVIETVAELEKRVAHIHENIDVAVIGCVVNGPGEAKEAEVGITGGYPVHMLYRDGEKAEKIKQDKILDMLVEDIEKRAAAKRAEMDADQEKS
- the hisS gene encoding histidine--tRNA ligase; the encoded protein is MAGKSLQSIRGIHDGLPDEVRRFQRVEQAARKTFATYACSEVRLPILEPTELFVRSIGEETDIVSKEMYSFIDQGNDNICLRPEGTAGAVRAYLQGGLTRAGAQRWYYAGPMFRRERPQKGRLRQFQQIGVEWFGVSGPVEDAEVLAMAHAFLTELEISDLRLEVNSLGCKECRPGYRDRLVTYLDAKKEQLCETCNARIAKNPMRVLDCKVASCQVALRDAPEMVDHLCEACEFHFDGLKQGLAALAVPYVINARIVRGLDYYNRTAFEFVTDKLGAQGTVLAGGRYDGLVESLGGPATPAIGFAAGVERLSMLLDDKEERGIDVAVVALGADVLSYSLTQAAGLRAAGLSVVHCGGGAAKRQFKMADRESARFVAVIGGDEMESGKIALKNMANGEQQLLTLDEVVLLISI
- the ppk2 gene encoding polyphosphate kinase 2; translation: MTEQVKQPVMQAQKPAKPKKLATKDYDAALADIHVELVKWQHWVKDQGLQVVLIFEGRDAAGKGGTIKRLMEPLNPRGCNVVALPAPSDRQKTQWYFQRYVEHLPAAGEIAVFDRSWYNRAGVEHVMGFCTDKEYREFMRSCPEFERMLVRSGIILIKYWFSVSDEEQERRFQKRATDKTKHWKLSPMDLESRDRWMEYSKAKDEMFFYTDIDEAPWNVVNSDDKKRARLNCLSHILSSVPYKDVMPAPKPLRPRKEQPDYKRPDINDQHFVPKKY
- a CDS encoding PLP-dependent cysteine synthase family protein yields the protein MNSILDLIGNTPMATIQHITSHLPANIRIHAKLERFNPGGSVKDRPALWMIREGLKNGKLDKSKVILDSTSGNTGIALAMIGASMGFRVRLVMPGNVSDERKRICRAFGAELIFSDPLEGSDGAIIDARNIYEADPDHYFKPDQYNNPANPRAHEESTGPEIWRDTGGKVTHFIASMGTSGTLVGTGRYLKRMSSSVQIIAAEPDSPFHGIEGLKHIESSIVPGVYDASVYDQKIGIDTDVAYTFTQRLASEEGILCGQSCGCALAAALKVAENLAEQSLPGEIVAIFPDGGEKYLSTPVFAGSDRVTYAEGI
- the gluQRS gene encoding tRNA glutamyl-Q(34) synthetase GluQRS — its product is MQLRSRFAPSPTGLLHVGNAYSALLCAQWAKANCAELLLRIEDIDHTRCRPHFIDSIYEDLQWLGLSWPEPVRLQSSHLQDYRAAIDQLRRLEVIYPCFCTRRSIQQEIERMAIAPHAEDAANIYPGICRGLCHQEQERRMQTSPFAWRLNAIKAMALIDAPLCWHDDQGISHMADIDHDEVIGRKDISFSYHLSVVVDDAIQGITHIIRGKDLESSTGIHRLLQQLLGLPEPIYIHHPLIHTTSGERLAKRNGATTLASLRGMGVDPEKLRGCLLALPQLIWPFVQQESSTQSSEILRLLGKR
- a CDS encoding cation:proton antiporter; translated protein: MFPETATPTTTFVVAVLIATAAQMLANRFRFPPILLWLLAGMALGPFGLHVMHVESMEGALHTLIELGLAIILFEGGLSMNLKELRANGWVVGRMVIFGPLLTIAIGATTAHMMTGIDWPLALLFGALVSVGGPTVILPIIRQMRLGRNISHILTAEAMLIDVVGAILAIVFLQVALTPEMSGMLIAEDILLKIVVGFFIGLAGGRLLAMLLSSSWAKDVEIRTILTLSSAWGVFLLSDSISEQAGLLAVLMMGAVLQRMEVHDIQRLKHFKGSLSMLLISVLFVLLAANMNLAVMREYLYPGLIIFVILACYARPLAVLFSTMGSHLNTSESLYLAGMAPRGVVAAAITSLFVLILQESGNPQSELLMALVYIVIISSILIYSLVARPLKTMLSIDGGDERSVLIIGGGQIGAELGRALGEDREVRFLDLNAEVINSLKRSNYTAICGNALDPLYWEIIHAEEIGVVIVMTGSSDHNLLIASLANENYHTPEIYIALQEDAAEKHASLIHQLQARRLFAKPYNFTYWNDQAYRKRLLYEARTVEQESLLIGEKMVDARIPHGVQPIAIVREGKTLIPHDNLIFEAGDEIKLLMRPERTEEGQALILPPSKKVKTDA
- a CDS encoding MFS transporter; amino-acid sequence: MNSAERSSVFSIAGIYGLRMLGLFLILPVFALYAEGLEGVTPTTIGLALGIYGFTMAMLQIPFGWLSDRIGRKPVIAGGLLIFAVGSVVAAMADSIWMVILGRALQGSGAIAAAMMALLADLTREEVRTKAMAVVGMTIGMSFTVALIAGPLLSVWVGVDGIFWFTALFALLSIAVLYLLVPDPDHLSMHRDVEAVPGEFGRILKDGQLLRLDFGIMILHGIIMSLFIGLPFVLRDHLDIAAVDHPWVYLPVLLVAIVFMVPLIIVAEKKEKMKQVFLFSISLIALSCILLGLWHDSMFSVMAALLLFFIAYNVLEATLPSLISRMAPIDAKGTAMGVYSTSQFFGAFLGGAVGGWCYGQYDVQGIFFGAGSLALLWLLVASGMTMPVMRSSVMAHVESDVDALALEVSILKLAGVFEAKVVPEENAAFLRVDKKLFDAKALDALLKPESVGQPSEIEVG